The genomic window TCGACATCCTCGTCAACAACGCCGGGTGGACAACGGTGGTCCCCCACCACGACCTCGACGCCCTCACCGACGACGTCTTCCAGAAGACCGTCGACGTGAACGTGTTCGGCACGTGGTGGCTGACCATGGCGGCCATGCCCCACCTTCGGGAGTCGCCCGACCCGAGCGTGGTGACGGTCACCTCGATCGCCGGGGTGCGCCCGGTGGGCTCCTCGATCGCCTACGCCATGAGCAAGGCCGCCCTCAACCACATGACCCTGCTGCTTGCCAAGAGCCACGGGCCGGTGCGGTTCAACGCCGTGGCCCCCGGGCTGGTGGCCACGCCGTGGACCGCCGACTGGGACGCCCAGCACGCAGCAATCGCCCAGATGGCGCCGCTGAAGCGCTCCGCCACCCCCGATGACTGCGCCGAGGCCGTCGTCGGCCTGGTCCGCAACGCCTACGTGACCGGCCACGTGCTGGTCGTCGACGGGGGCACCACCCTGGTGATGTGACGCGCCGCCGTCGGGCCACCGACCGGATCCCCAGGGATCCGGCGGATTGGGTGCCGGTTCGGGCAGGCTTGCCCCATGGCCTCCGATGCAAGCGCCATCGACGAGGCAGTGGCGCTGGCCGCCCGGCTGGTCACCGAGGCCGCCCCCCTGACGACGCCCGACGAGGCGCGGCGGGGCCAGCAGCTGTCACGGCTGGTCGAGGACGAGGCCGGCCGTCGCCTCACCCTGGCGCTGACCGACGAGGTGCTGCGCATCCGCACCCGTCGCCGCGCCGCCCAGCGCCTCGCCGACCTCGTCGCCGAGCACGGTGCCCCGTCGTCGCTGCCGCTGCTCGACCGGCTCTCGCTCCAGCTCGGCGCCCGTCTGGCGCCGGCACTGCCGTGGCCGGTGGTGCCGCTGGCCGCCCGGCGCATCCGCCAGCAGGTCCGCTCGGTGGTCGTGCCCGCCGAGGAGCCCACCCTCACCCGCCACCTCGAGGCGGTCAGGGCCGAGGGGTCGCGGGTGAACCTCAACGTGCTCGGCGAGGCGGTGCTTGGTCACGGCGAGGCGGCCCGGCGCCTTGCCGCCGTGCTGGCCCAGGTGCGGCGGTCCGACGTGGGCTACGCGTCGGTGAAGCTCTCCTCGATCTGTGCCCAGCTCCAGCCCGTCGCCTTTGACGACGGCGTGACCCGCGCCTCGGCGGCCGTGCGGCGGGTGTTCGACCAGGCAGCCGCCTCCACGCCCCCGGTCTTCGTCAACCTCGACATGGAGGAGTACCGCGACCTCGAGCTGACGACCTCGGTGTTCCGCCGGGTCCTCGACGAGGCCCCCTACGAGCACCTCGACGCCGGGATCGTCCTCCAGGCCTACCTGCCCGACTCCCACGCCGCCCTCGACGACCTCTGCCAGTGGGCCCGTCGCCGCCACGAGCGCACCGGGGCGGTCACCAAGGTCCGCCTGGTGAAGGGGGCCAACCTGGCGGTCGAGCGGGCCGAGGCCGAGCTGCACGGCTGGCCCCAGGCGCCCTACGGGTCGAAGCCCGAGGTCGACGCCAGCTACAAGCGCCTCCTCGACGCCGCCCTCGCCCCGGAGAACGACCCCGCGGTGCGGGTGGGCCTGGCCAGCCACAACCTCTTCGACGTGGCGTGGGGCCTGGTGCGGGCCCGCCACCTCGACGCCGAGGACCGCCTCGACGTGGAGATGCTCACCGGCATGGCCGCCGCCCAGGCCCGGGCCGTGGGCAACGTGATCCTCTACACGCCGGTGGTGCGCGACGCCGACCTCGAAGCAGCCATCTCCTACCTCGCCCGCCGCCTCGACGAGAACGCTGCCCCCGAGAACTTCCTCCGCCACCTCCTCGCCCTGGCGCCGGGCACGCCGGCGTGGGACGAGCAGCGCGACCGCTTCGCCGAGGCGGTGGCCGACCGGACGATTGTGTCGACCATCCCCCGCCGGGGCGTCGCCCTCGAGCGACCGGCCGGCGCGGTGTTCACCAACGAACCCGACACCGACGTGGCCGTGGCCGAGGTACGGGAGCGGATGCTCGAGGTGCTCCGGGCGTGGCGGCCACCGGGCCGCGTGTCGCCGGTGGTCGACGGGGAGGAGGTCGACACCCGTGGGTCGGTCACCGCCGTCGACCCCTCCACCGGCGCCGCCCTGCACACCTACGGCGTGGCCGACCTCGCCCTGGTCGACCGGACCGTGGTGGCGGCACGCGCCGGCCTGCCCGGGTGGTCGGCCCGCCCGGCCGCCGAGCGCCGGGCCGTCCTCGACCGGGTGGCCGACGTGGTCGCCGAGCGGCGGTTCGACCTGCTGGCCACCATGGCCCACGACGCCGGCAAGACCCTCGCCGAGGGCGACCCCGAGGTGAGCGAGGCCATCGACTTCGCCCGCTCCTACGGCGTCTCGGCCGTGGGGATCGAGTCGCTGGCCGTCGAGGGGGTGGCCTTCGACCCGCTCGGCGTGGTGGTGGTGGCGGCACCGTGGAACTTCCCCCTCGCCATCCCCCTCGGCGGGGTGGTGGCCGCCCTGGCCGCCGGCAACACCGTGGTGCTCAAGCCCGCCCCCGAGACGGTCCTCGTCGCCGCCGCCCTGGCCCGAGCGTGCTGGGACGCCGGGGTCCCCGCCGACGCCTTGCACCTCCTGCCGTGCGAGGACGGCGCCGTGGGCCGCCACCTCATCACCCACCCCGGCGTCGACGGCGTGATCCTCACCGGCGCCCACGCCACGGCGATGCGATTCCTGTCGTGGCGGCTTGACCTGCACCTGCTGGCGGAGACGAGCGGCAAGAACGCCATGGTGATCACCGAGGCCGCCGACCTCGACGCCGCGGTGCGCGACCTGGCCCACTCCGCCTTCAGCCACGCCGGCCAGAAGTGCTCGGCCACCAGCCTCGCCATCGTGGAGGCGAGCGTCTACGACGACCCCCGCTTCCGCCGCCAGCTCGACGACGCCGTCACCAGCCTCGCCGTGGGCGCGTCCACCGACCCGGCCACGGTGGTCGGTCCGCTGATCCGCCCGCCCGAGGGGCCGCTGTCCGACGCGCTGCTCCACCTCGACGAGGGCGAGGAGTGGCTGGTGGCCCCGGCGAGCCTCGATGCCCACGGGTTGCGCTGGCGGCCGGGGGTGAAGCTCGGGGTGCGCCCCGGCTCGACGTTCCACCTCACCGAGGTCTTCGGCCCCGTCCTCGGGGTGATGCGCGCCGACGACCTCGACCACGCGGTTGCGCTGCAGAACGCCCCGCCGTACGGGCTCACCGGCGGCATCCACTCGCTCGACCCGGCCGAGGTGCGCCGGTGGCTGGCCGCGGTGGAGGTGGGCAACGCCTACGTGAACCGCACGACCACCGGCGCGGTGGTGCGCCGCCAGCCCTTCGGCGGCTGGAAGCGGTCGTCTGTGGGGCCCACGGCCAAGGCGGGCGGGCCCGACTACGTGGCCTCCCTCGGCTGGTGGCGTCCCACCGCGACGCCCACCGTCGAGGCGGCCGCCGCCTCCTACGCCGACTGGTGGGAGCGGCACTTCGCCCTCGAGCACGACCCCACCGGCCTGCGGGTTGAGCGCAACGTGCTGCGCTACCGGCCGCTGCGCCACGTCGTGGTGCGGGTCGATGCCGATATCGACGAGGTGAGCGTGGCCCTCGTGGCCGAGGCCGCCCGCGTCACCGGCACCTCCGTGGAGCTCTCGGTGCCGTCACCGCGCTCGGGTGTGGACGCGGTGGTGGAGGACGACGACGTCCTCGCCGCCCGCCTTGTCCACACCGGCGCCGAGCGCCTGCGGTACCTGGGCGAGCCGCCGACCTCGGTGCTCGCCGCCGCCCACCGGGCCGGCATCACCGTCGACCGCCAGCCCGTCGTGGGCCACGGCCGCGTCGAGCTGTTCCGCTGGGTGCGCGAGCAGGCGGTGGCGCTCACCGCCCACCGCTACGGCACCGTGCTGCCCGCCTCGGCCACCCGCCTGACCTAGGGCCCGGCGGGGGTCATCGCGACACGGCCGCGGCGTGGCAAACGGCAGCGTCGTAGGTTGGCCTTCGAGGCACTCACCACCGAGGAGACAGCCCATGCCTGAGCGCACCATCGCCGTCAACGGCGTCGAGCTCAACGTCGTCGACGAGGGGAGCGGGCCGCCGGTCATCTTCGCCCACGGCTTCCCCGAGCTGTCGTACTCGTGGCGCCACCAGCTGCCCGCGGTGGCCGCCGCCGGCCACCGGGCCGTGGCGCCCGACCAACGGGGCTACGGGCGGTCGAGCCGGCCCGAAGCGATCGAGGACTACGACATCCTCCACCTCACCGACGACCTCATCTACGTGCTCGACGACCTCAACGAGGACAAGGCCGTCTTCGTCGGCCACGACTGGGGCTCCATCGTGGTGTGGCAGCTGTCGCTGCTCCACCCCGACCGCGTCGCCGGCGTGGTGGGCATGAGCGTGCCCTTCCTGCCGCGCGGGCCCATGCCCCCGGTGCAGCTCATGCGCCAGGTCTTCGCCGACATGTTCTTCTACATCCTCTACTTCCAGGAGCCAGGGGTGGCCGACGCCGATCTCGGAGCCGACCCGGCGACCACCATGCGGCGCATGCTCGCCGGCGTGCGGCTCGACGGCGACCCGGGGTCCGCCGTGGCGAAGATGTCGGCCAACGACGGCCGCGGCTTCGTCGACCGACTGCCCGAGCCCGACCGCCTGCCCGACTGGCTCAGCCAAGCCGAGCTCGACCACTACGTGGCCGAGTTCACCCGCACCGGGTTCACCGGCGGCATCAACTGGTACCGCAACTTCGACCGCAACTGGGAGCTCACGCCCCAGCTCGATGGGGCAAAGGTGGAGGTGCCGTCGCTGTTCATCGGCGGCACCCTCGACCCCGTGCTCGTCATGAGCCCGCCCGCCGCCCAGGACGAGTGGCTCACCGACCACCGTGGCACCGTGCTCATCGACGACGCCGGTCACTGGGTGCAACAAGAGAAGCCGGACGAGGTCAACGCGGCCCTCCTCGGCTTCCTCGAATCACTTCGCGGCGATGGGGACTGGTCTTGACCGGACCCACGCCGGGTGGGCCTCACCGCCTGGGGCGCCGTCGGCGGACCACGACGTGGAGGGCGAAGCACGACCCGCCGCGACGCTGACCGGTGCCCGCCGGGGCTCGTAGGCTCCCCGGCATGTCCGACACGACAGCCGCCGACCCGGTCACCTGCACGATCGAGGACGGCGTCGCCGTCCTGCGACTCGACGACGGCAAGGTCAACGTCATCAGCCACCGGGTGATCGAGCTGGTCGGCGCCGGCCTCGACCGAGCCCTCGAGGAGGCCACGGCGGTGGCCATCGTGGGCCGGGAGGGCAAGCTCTGCGCCGGCTTCGACCTGGCCGAGATGACCGCCGGCGCCGAGGCTGCCGGAGCGCTGGTGGGCTCGGGCGGCAGGCTCCTCATGCGCATCTACGGCCACCCCCAGCCGGTGGTGATCGCGGTCACCGGCCACGCCCTGGCCGCCGGCGCCCTGCTCACCCTGTCGTGCGACACCCGCATCGGTGCCGACGTACCGGCCAAGATCGGCCTCAACGAGACGGCCATCGGCATGGGCCTGCCCGACTTCGCCATCGAGCTGGCCAGCGCCCGCCTCTCCCCCGCCCACCTCACCCGAAGCGCGGTCCAGGCCGAGATCTACGACCCTGCCGGCGCGGTGGAGGCCGGCTACCTCGACCGGGTGGTGCCAGCGGCCGACTGCGTGCCCGAGGCCGTCGCCGAGGCAGCACGCCTCGGCCAGCTCCCCGGCGGCCCCTACCGCCACACCAAGCTCACACTGCGCCAGCCCATGATCGACCGCGTCCTCGCCCGCCTCGACGCCGACATGGCCAGCGTCGCCGCCTCCGTGACCTGACCGACCGGAGCCACCGCGCTCTCATGGCGCTTCTTTGCAGAAAGGCGCCGCCGAGGCGCCAGAAGCGCGAGGAACCGCCACGAGAAGCTGATCCCCGACGAGCAGAGATCGAGGCCCGACCCGCCGGCAGTACTCTCCGGACCGCATGGTGCTGAGAGGACTGCGGTCGAGCGCCGCTCTGCTGCTGCGCAACGAGCGCCTGCTGGCCATCAGCGTCGCCACCGTGCTGGTCATGGCCGGGCAGGGCGTCATCGCCCCGGTGCTGCCTCTCTACGCCGAGAGCTTCGGGGTGGGCGCGGCGACCATCGGCCTCACCCTGTCGTTCTTCGCCATCGCCCGCCTGGTGCTCAACGTGCCCCTCGGCGTGCTGTCCGATCGGCGGGGCCGGCGCGTCCTGCTCGTCGGCGGGCCACTCGTCACCGCCGTCGGCATGATCGGGTCGGGCCTGGCGTCCTCCATCGTGGTCCTGCTGGCCTGGCGCCTGGTCGCCGGCGCCGGCTCGGCCATGTACATGACCGGCGCGCAGGTGTACCTGGCCGACATCTCGACACCGGCCAACCGGGCCAAGCTCATCGGGACCAACCAGGGCGCGCTCCTGCTCGGCACCGCCATCGGCCCGGCCATCGGCGGGTACCTGGCCGACGCCGCCGGCCTCGAAGCGCCCTTCTACGTGGTCGGCGCGGCTGCCCTGGTGGCGTGCGCCTACAGCTGGTTCCGCCTCCCCGAGACCCGTCCCGAACCGGTGGAGGAACCCGCCGCTCCCGACGGAGCGCCGCCGGGCCGGCGGCCGTGGGTGGCGCTGGTGCTGTCGAAGGACTTCCTCTCGGTGGCGCTGGTGACCATGGCGATCTTCTTCACCCGCACCGGCTCGCGCATGACCCTGATGCCCCTGCTGGCGGTGGGGCTGCTCGACTTCTCGGTCGCCAGCCTGGGCCTGGTGTTCACCGCCATGGCGGTGATCAACATGGTCGGCCTGGCGCCGGCGGCCTGGATGGCGGACACGCTCGGACGCAAGCACGCCATCGTCCCGAGCGGCCTGGCGGTGGGCGCCGCTCTGGTGCTGCTCTCCACCGGCGACTCCCAGCTGACGTTCCTCCTCGGCGCGCTGGCGCTCGCCGTGGCCACCTCGATCGCCGGGCCGGCACCTGCGGCCTACGCCGCCGACGTGGCCCCGCCACACCTGCGGGGCCTCGGCATGGCCATGTACCGCACCGCCGGCGACATCGGATTCGTGATCGGGCCACCGCTGCTGGGCGCCATCGCCGATGCCACCACCATCCGGGTGGCACTCGTGGCCAACGCCGGACTCGTTGTGGTGGCGACCGCCGTGTTCGCCCTCGTGGCGAGCGAGACCTTGGAGCGCGAGGCTCTGGAGCCCGAGACGCCACCTGCGACCGAGCCGGTCGAGCCTCCCGGAGAGGCGACGCTGGGCGAGGTCGAGTCACGCCCACAACCACCGGCATGAGCAGCTCTCCCGGGCGCGGGTCCGCCCGCTGGTCGAGACTGTGGTGATGGACCTCGTCGCCCTGCCGTCACAACCCGCGGACGTGCCCTGGCCCACCGAGACGTGGCCCACCAGGCCCGACGGGGTCCAGCTCACGCCGCTGCTCGACGACCTCTTCACCGACACCGACCGCTTCGGCTCCACCTACGCCGCCGTGGTCGTCCACCGGGGCCGGTTGGTCGCTGAGCGCTACGACGGTGCGATCACCCACTGGGACGGTCCCGACGAGCCCGTCGGCCCCGAGACCCGGCTGCTGTCGTGGTCGATGGCCAAGTCGGTGCTGCACGCGGTGGTGGGGATCCTGGTGGACCAGGGAAGGCTCGACCTCGACGCCCCGGCCCCTGTCCCCGCCTGGCAGGAGCCCGGCGACCCTCGCGGCGCCATCACCCTCGAGCAGCTCCTGGCCATGCGGGACGGGCTCGAGTTCCGGGAGGATTACGTCGACGGCGAGGCGAGCGAGGTCATCGAGATGCTCTTCGGCTCAGGGGCGGACGACGTCGCCAGCTTCGCCGCCGAGCGACCACTCGCCCACCCGCCAGGCAAGGTCTTCAACTACTCGTCGGGCACGAGCAACATCATCTCCCGCATCGTCGGTGACGAGGTGGGGGGTGGTGCCGCCGGCTTCGAGGCATTCCTGCGCTCGGCGCTGCTCGACCCGATCGGCATGAGCTCGGCCCAGCCCCGCTTCGACGCCGCCGGCACGTTCATCGCCTCGTCGTACCTCTACGCCACCGCACAGGACTTCGCCCGCTTCGGTCACCTCTACCTGCGCGACGGCGTGTGGGAGGGCCGGCGGGTCCTGCCCGAGGGCTGGGTCGACCACGGCCGGCGACCCCGGTCCGTCGACCCCGTCGATGGCCGCCGCTACGGCGCCCAGTGGTGGGTGGTCGACGACGACCTCGGTGGCTTCTGGGCCAACGGCTACGAGGGCCAGTCGATCCTCGTGGTGCCCGCCCTCGACCTGGTGGTGGTGCGCCTGGGCAAGAGCGACAAAGCCTGCTACCCGGCGCTGT from Acidimicrobiales bacterium includes these protein-coding regions:
- a CDS encoding SDR family oxidoreductase; this encodes MGELDGRVAIVTGSSSGIGEATAHRLAGLGANVVVNSATSVEAGTAVAESLPTESTYVQADISDQAQGHALVDATIERFGRLDILVNNAGWTTVVPHHDLDALTDDVFQKTVDVNVFGTWWLTMAAMPHLRESPDPSVVTVTSIAGVRPVGSSIAYAMSKAALNHMTLLLAKSHGPVRFNAVAPGLVATPWTADWDAQHAAIAQMAPLKRSATPDDCAEAVVGLVRNAYVTGHVLVVDGGTTLVM
- a CDS encoding bifunctional proline dehydrogenase/L-glutamate gamma-semialdehyde dehydrogenase translates to MASDASAIDEAVALAARLVTEAAPLTTPDEARRGQQLSRLVEDEAGRRLTLALTDEVLRIRTRRRAAQRLADLVAEHGAPSSLPLLDRLSLQLGARLAPALPWPVVPLAARRIRQQVRSVVVPAEEPTLTRHLEAVRAEGSRVNLNVLGEAVLGHGEAARRLAAVLAQVRRSDVGYASVKLSSICAQLQPVAFDDGVTRASAAVRRVFDQAAASTPPVFVNLDMEEYRDLELTTSVFRRVLDEAPYEHLDAGIVLQAYLPDSHAALDDLCQWARRRHERTGAVTKVRLVKGANLAVERAEAELHGWPQAPYGSKPEVDASYKRLLDAALAPENDPAVRVGLASHNLFDVAWGLVRARHLDAEDRLDVEMLTGMAAAQARAVGNVILYTPVVRDADLEAAISYLARRLDENAAPENFLRHLLALAPGTPAWDEQRDRFAEAVADRTIVSTIPRRGVALERPAGAVFTNEPDTDVAVAEVRERMLEVLRAWRPPGRVSPVVDGEEVDTRGSVTAVDPSTGAALHTYGVADLALVDRTVVAARAGLPGWSARPAAERRAVLDRVADVVAERRFDLLATMAHDAGKTLAEGDPEVSEAIDFARSYGVSAVGIESLAVEGVAFDPLGVVVVAAPWNFPLAIPLGGVVAALAAGNTVVLKPAPETVLVAAALARACWDAGVPADALHLLPCEDGAVGRHLITHPGVDGVILTGAHATAMRFLSWRLDLHLLAETSGKNAMVITEAADLDAAVRDLAHSAFSHAGQKCSATSLAIVEASVYDDPRFRRQLDDAVTSLAVGASTDPATVVGPLIRPPEGPLSDALLHLDEGEEWLVAPASLDAHGLRWRPGVKLGVRPGSTFHLTEVFGPVLGVMRADDLDHAVALQNAPPYGLTGGIHSLDPAEVRRWLAAVEVGNAYVNRTTTGAVVRRQPFGGWKRSSVGPTAKAGGPDYVASLGWWRPTATPTVEAAAASYADWWERHFALEHDPTGLRVERNVLRYRPLRHVVVRVDADIDEVSVALVAEAARVTGTSVELSVPSPRSGVDAVVEDDDVLAARLVHTGAERLRYLGEPPTSVLAAAHRAGITVDRQPVVGHGRVELFRWVREQAVALTAHRYGTVLPASATRLT
- a CDS encoding alpha/beta hydrolase, with protein sequence MPERTIAVNGVELNVVDEGSGPPVIFAHGFPELSYSWRHQLPAVAAAGHRAVAPDQRGYGRSSRPEAIEDYDILHLTDDLIYVLDDLNEDKAVFVGHDWGSIVVWQLSLLHPDRVAGVVGMSVPFLPRGPMPPVQLMRQVFADMFFYILYFQEPGVADADLGADPATTMRRMLAGVRLDGDPGSAVAKMSANDGRGFVDRLPEPDRLPDWLSQAELDHYVAEFTRTGFTGGINWYRNFDRNWELTPQLDGAKVEVPSLFIGGTLDPVLVMSPPAAQDEWLTDHRGTVLIDDAGHWVQQEKPDEVNAALLGFLESLRGDGDWS
- a CDS encoding crotonase/enoyl-CoA hydratase family protein, translated to MSDTTAADPVTCTIEDGVAVLRLDDGKVNVISHRVIELVGAGLDRALEEATAVAIVGREGKLCAGFDLAEMTAGAEAAGALVGSGGRLLMRIYGHPQPVVIAVTGHALAAGALLTLSCDTRIGADVPAKIGLNETAIGMGLPDFAIELASARLSPAHLTRSAVQAEIYDPAGAVEAGYLDRVVPAADCVPEAVAEAARLGQLPGGPYRHTKLTLRQPMIDRVLARLDADMASVAASVT
- a CDS encoding MFS transporter, with product MVLRGLRSSAALLLRNERLLAISVATVLVMAGQGVIAPVLPLYAESFGVGAATIGLTLSFFAIARLVLNVPLGVLSDRRGRRVLLVGGPLVTAVGMIGSGLASSIVVLLAWRLVAGAGSAMYMTGAQVYLADISTPANRAKLIGTNQGALLLGTAIGPAIGGYLADAAGLEAPFYVVGAAALVACAYSWFRLPETRPEPVEEPAAPDGAPPGRRPWVALVLSKDFLSVALVTMAIFFTRTGSRMTLMPLLAVGLLDFSVASLGLVFTAMAVINMVGLAPAAWMADTLGRKHAIVPSGLAVGAALVLLSTGDSQLTFLLGALALAVATSIAGPAPAAYAADVAPPHLRGLGMAMYRTAGDIGFVIGPPLLGAIADATTIRVALVANAGLVVVATAVFALVASETLEREALEPETPPATEPVEPPGEATLGEVESRPQPPA
- a CDS encoding serine hydrolase, translated to MDLVALPSQPADVPWPTETWPTRPDGVQLTPLLDDLFTDTDRFGSTYAAVVVHRGRLVAERYDGAITHWDGPDEPVGPETRLLSWSMAKSVLHAVVGILVDQGRLDLDAPAPVPAWQEPGDPRGAITLEQLLAMRDGLEFREDYVDGEASEVIEMLFGSGADDVASFAAERPLAHPPGKVFNYSSGTSNIISRIVGDEVGGGAAGFEAFLRSALLDPIGMSSAQPRFDAAGTFIASSYLYATAQDFARFGHLYLRDGVWEGRRVLPEGWVDHGRRPRSVDPVDGRRYGAQWWVVDDDLGGFWANGYEGQSILVVPALDLVVVRLGKSDKACYPALYEWRRSMADAFRDA